The Cervus canadensis isolate Bull #8, Minnesota chromosome 21, ASM1932006v1, whole genome shotgun sequence genomic interval ATGCTAGTTTTTATATGCTAACAGTCAATGCTTACATTCTATAGGATATATTTGAAAAGTCTGGAAACAGGggattaagttatttttaaatagtatgtTCGTTACACTTTCAAGTAATATGCTCAATGTGTGTTTACTCAGCCTTCTAGACACATTTTCAAGTGAAATACCTCTAAATTGAAAACAATAGCTCTAATTAATTTTAGACTTTACAGGTGCTCTgtattgtacttttttttcctaattaataactacatgtatttttttaagtacttcACCTGAAAAAATGTCTGGAggattgaagaaaaaaatgtaaatgatattatttgaagacataacatacatattatttaaaattgcatatttaCCCTGTGTAAATATCTAGACTTTTTGGATATCATATGTTCATGTTTTGCTTTTGTCacatagcattatttcattcctttttccatACATTAAATGATTCCAGatacttatctttaaaaattctgaaaaaaaaatctgtattattcTAGTTTTGCttaactattttaatatttctagaaaaaatCTAATTTCCAGATTTTAAGCAGCTACAAACatatttatatgaattatttttttgagGTTAGTTATTTAGTATATAGTCCCTGAAATTAAGTTAGCCAATCAAAGATATATCCAATTTAGCTTTGGTATTTTAGTAGTTTATCTCTATATGGGTTGAAATATCTTAGTTATATCCTGTAAACCATGTTCATTTTGGAAGTGTAAGGAGTATGTTCTATAGCTTGAagtgatgtgaagtgaagtgaagtcgctcagtcgtgtccgactctttcgaccccatggactgtagcctaccaggctcctccgttatATAGCTTAGCAGTATTTTAATTACAAGTTAGAAATATTTCCTGcaaaagcatgtgtgtgtgtaagacatAAATAttgaccttaaaaataaaatgaaaaggacagaaaaaaatgtatctgatTTCATTTGTTTGCGTTCTGTCTTCATCTTGCTTTTAGGTtttgtacttttttctctctaaagTATAACCAAACATTACTAGTTCTAAAATGACACAGCACCTCATTGCTCTAGTTCACACCTTCTCTGCAAGATAAGCCTTCTGAGGCCACACCCTTTTAATAAACACTCTTGTTTATGCTTTTATGCTGCTTCTACAGTAACACAAACACATCATTCATCAGTCCATAGAACTCTATAGATAATCACACTCTGGTTCTAAAAGCTTCTTTCAAGTGGGATGTTGATTTTCAAGTGAAAGTGATCCAGTAAACATTTGTCCTGTCCAGCCTCATTAGGGAGAAGTAGTAAATTGGCAGAATCATGTGGCTTAAAATTGTATAGATCTTGAGAGTAGTGATCAAGTGTAGGATTGGCATTTGTGAGTGTTATCAAATCCCAGCTCTTCAGACTGTAATTGAGGTCtgtgtttatgtttatttatttaatgaatgacATCTGTTCATTTCTGTGTTTCATTACCTGTCATTCCTTCCACTGAAATGCGAGGAAGAAAGAGATGGACAGTTTTTCTTATAATCCCATTGGAAGAATGAGGATAAACTCacttttttcctaatttaaataatcattttaagcAAATTGTTTAAGTAATGCACAAAAGGTTTCCAGCTAATCTGGAAATTAGGATATCATTTCATTTATCCTATGCTTCCTTTACACTTCAGACTCTGTCCCCCCACCAGCGTACACAATTAAGTACTTGATGGGAGTATAGGGCCATATCCAAGGTGGTAGTTTACTTGTTGCTAAATACATTTATTACGCTAGCACCAAATCCTATACAAAATTAATCTTCTGGGATTTAACCTttattttagttcattttatttctagaGACAATTCCATTAGGGTATAAACTCCTTCATTTGATGGTCAGACTCAACAAGCGAAGAATCTTATTTCTGTTCTAGTGGGTAGCATGGGACATGTAAAGAGTATAACCAACTTAACCTTACCATCAGCTTTTTCCTTAAGAACTGTGTTCATTTTTTCTTGCCATATGCAAGATTGATGAGGACTTGGAGAATGGGAGTTTAGTGGGGAAAAAACAACAATCCAAATACATTGCTGCAAGTTTAATAATAACATATGTGTTAAATGATGATGTGAAATGTGAATGTGTTCACAACAGTATTTAGCTTTTATTCTTTCAAAGttatctgaatatatatttatctggTATTTATCTGAATACCTATTTGTTGCTCCATCTAATCAAGGAGGAAGTTGCAGTGGAAGGTAAAGATGTAATATTTATCTTATCTATCATGATCTAAGAATGTAATTATAGGCATGAAGTTCAATTCTAGGAAGTATTGCACTCTGCAACCAACACATCTCTAGAATGAAGGTTTGAAAGAGAGTAGTTATTTGGAGTAGGTGGTTGTTTCAGTCCACTTGGATTGCTATAAACCATAGACAGGGTCGGGGAGCTTAAGCTGCAGACATTTCTGTCTCAGAGTTCTGGGGgccaagtccaagatcaagatgctggTAGacttggtttctggtgagaaacttcttcctggcttgcagacagctgccCTCTCATGTGGTGGTGAGAgactgcatgctaagtcgcttcagtcatgtctggcttttggtgaccccatggactgtagcctgccaggctcctctgtccatgggattctccagacaagaatattggagtgggttgccgtgccctcctccaggggatcttcctgatccagggatcaaacccacttttGTCTtatggcattggcaggtggattcttttttttttttttttttcagaattcaaCACAATGCATTTACATTTCTTTGACATTTACCAGACATCACAGATTTCTACCAGAACATCACATAAGTTTATTTCAGATGTAACAGCAATGTTAAAATCAACAAGTTTAAATCTTAACTGCACCAAGTAAACTTAgctatttaagtatttttaaagttattcccTCCAAAAAACTGAGGGAGCTCTTCTTTTCCACCCCACATTCCACGGTTTCTCAATAGTTAGTTCTATTCTGGAGGACTCTCAATTGATAAGTAAACTGCTTTGGggatatttcagaacttttttccccaaatgaaaaCTAATCTGGACGAATTACATATTGCATAGATTTCTCTGCAGATTTTCTTTAGAACCTAAATGTAATTACCATATAATTTTACCTATTTGCCCCACAGAAAAAAACTATCTTCCCTAAAAAATATGATGGATACATCTTGTGATCTTCTAGTTAATAGAATTATTTTACCTCAATGATAATTATCGTATTTCAAAATAACCTACTCAACATGGGacattatttcagtctttactgACTTCTAGGCACATGAAAGAGTGCCTAGCTTCTACCTCTTCTACATCCTCCTCTTCCATAAATGGATGGAATTATTTCATGTAAGTCTGATGTAGGACAATTCACCTTTTACAAACACAATTTAGGTTAAAGTCAGTGACTAGTGTGGAGAAAGAAACACTAAAATGATAGGGAGCCTACACACTCAAttcaaaagttaatattttttcctccataaaTAATATGTACTTAATTGTCATGAGGCAGCTATTCGGTTTTCATTAACCACATCTAGGGATACATTCATAGGACTGATTAGATAGTCCAGGTGAAATGGTTATAGAAATAGAGGCAGTGTCATCTCACAAAACTCATTTATATATCAAAATCTATTTTGACATCTGAAGTTTACAAAAAGACTGAATTCTTCAAACTAATCTTGCCTTCTGTAACTCAAGCACTCTTCTCTTGGCAAGAGCAAGCTGAAGCTTATCCATGAAGGTAAAGGTGCTCAATGCTAAACTTTTCTTCTAAGCTTAGATTTGGACTGCTTAAGAAACTGATACCCAAGAAACCAGCAAGGTCTTTCTACATTTTTACTATCTTAAGATTAGAACTCTATGAACTCACTCATCAACTATCTTCCTTTTCTATATTATTCTTGGCACTCAACTAAGACTGTTGAAGTCTATTGTACCTTGCATTTTCACATTCTCAAATAAGAACTTAAGATTATAAGATGTGCATAAACATTGtgtaaaataattttgtcattCAATGTATTTGAAGAGATGAAACTTTTATGCCAGAATTTACACAAGAAGATAAATGTTATGAATCAACcttctttttaaagtcaaatgACAGAAAATTCAAGCTCTGTGCATCGTTTTAAGTCTAATGAAAACATTTCTTAGGCCACTGGTATTGGCAATGTAGAAAATTTTGAATATTGGAGATGGGATTATGGAGGAAAACCTGAAAATTTTAGAGGTCTTCTATCTTACAGAAAGTTACTGACCTGTCAAAGCCACTCCCTAAGTGCCAGAAAATGATCTGGCGTAAACCAGTCCTGTCAGTATAGGAGGTCACAGTGACATTCGCATTATTAACACTTCTAGACTTCTACTTTTCCCAACAACAGAAGCAATGTGTTTAAtaattccccctcccccaaatccttAAACTCAGTATCACAGGCACAGAATGTAAGCAAATCTGGGATGTTCTCCAACAGATAAGCAATAGCACAGCtattttattctcaaaaataCTGTCTAGATAttctttcctctaaaatcaaATGCTCAGTGGCCACACTTCTAACAGTCTGCGTTAGCTGACATTAAATGCATTTATTGTGCCACAAATCCATCTAAGCTtctgtttaggtatttttttGTATGTCCAGGAGACAATACCTACTTCAGGTTTATTTAAGGGCACTGACCTATAAAGGACATCAACTCCATATTTAAGGTCTGACCAACTACTGTGGGTTTACTGAAGAAAaacaacaggagaaaaaaagcagatCACAACAAACCTCTTTAGGTCAGTTAAAGGCTGTATCTCTAGctgggatattaaaaaaaaataataatctcacCAGCCCATATGCTAAAAGATAATGCCACTAGTTAACAATCAACAGCAGGAAAAACAAACCTGCTAACCAACAGCCCACTCATTAGCAAAAAGCAGTTTAACTCACATACTGAGACCAAAGTCTAATACTACCAATTCAAACTGTCCCACCCACTTTCAGCCAccagcaaggaaggaaggaatattGCTTAACAGAACAAAATAAGCTTAGTATTTCTTACAAGGATAACAATGGCCCAACTCCTGAGATAATACTCAGAAGGACAAAAGGTGGATTGAAGGCAATGTATAGGGATTAGTATCccacaaaatcttttaaaaacccaAAGTACCACAAACACACTAAACTTGTCTAAGAGTTAGAGAACAAGATGTTGCTGCTGCTCCTTTTTGTCCTttgaaatatacaatattttgtaGGCTCTGCCTTTCAATGTGAAAgcaggacattaaaaaaaaaaatggaaactgacacTCAAGATTTTTGGGACCATATATACCTTAACTGTGAAACTAAACCAATCTATACCTTCTCCTTCCTACAATCAAACCacctcacaaaaataaaaaaactaaaacaatccAAACATGATTAATAAGTCCTTAAAAGTTTAACACTTTTAGAGGAAAGGGAAGCAAGTTTTGAAAGGAGGAAAAGTAAGAACAAGAAAGGgggaaagttttaaaagaaagggGGGAGGGGAATCAATGGGCCTCTCTTTTATTTGGCGACAAGCAAGTGCAAGAAAGTTCATCTGTAGTTTGTTCAGTTGTCTGTCTTTTGCACATCTGCGTTCTGGCCAGAAGGGACTTTGAGGTTTTTCTGCAGCACATGAGCATCTGCGGGCTCTATCCTCTTATAGTAGTTCTTCTTTGTCTCAATAATCTCAAAGCCAAACTTTCTGTAGAAGTCAATTGCAGACTCATTGCTGATCTGGACATGCAGATAGATGTTGTCAAAAGTGCCATCTTTTTCACAGATGTTTAAGACATGATTTAACATTTTAGTTCCAATTCCTAGCCTTCGGTATGGTGCCAGACATCCTAGTGTCATGATGTAAAGTCTCTTCTGATTCTGCGAATGATCCACCCTACAGCACACGGCACCCACTGCGATATCATTGAAATAGGCAAGTTTTGCTAGTTCGCCAACCTCCAGCACATCCTTGTAAAACTTGTCATTGTAGCTGACTGGAAAGATGACCTGGTTTAATCTCTTCAGCTGTTTAATATTGTGTGGTGTCACATCTCCCAGCTCGATCCGGCTACCTTTCATCTTCCCCGCCTGCTGAGGCCGTTGTTACCGCCGATATCAACGCCGTTGTCGTCGCCGCCCTGAGCTCTCCGCGCCCTCAGCTCGGGCCACTCAACCCCACAAGCCGGCCTCCTCGCCTAAGGCAAGGAGCTGAGCGGGTGACGGAGACCGCGAGAGTTTAGCGCGGCCCTGCGTCTTCGGAGGGGGCGGAGGTGCCTCCCGCCGCCGCGCTAGTGCAGCAGCTTCTCCACACGTGCACACGGGGAACTAGCCTCCCGCCcgccggcaggtggattctttaccactaaaccacctgggaagccttctcctcaagagcactaatcccattttTAGTGTGGGGCCCACCCTGaagacctcatctaaacctaattattgCCCAAAGACTACTTCCAGACGCCATCACTTTGTGGTATCAGAGCTTCAACACAGcactgaggagggaggggacacaaaTAGTCGGTTCTTAAATAACAGTAATGAGAGAGGGTGTAAGGAATAATAGTGTTATCATGACCCTACAtctctttttaaactttctgCATTTTTTCCTACCTTTTTTCATCTTCTGCAACCTCTTATTTAGGGCCGGATCCAAAATTTCCTCAGTCAGGAATATTACTGGATTGGTCTGAGAAAAAATTCTCACTGGAAGTGGGAAGATGGATGAGGCTTAAACGGCTTAAGGTAAGGGGCTTCAAAAgagtgcagagagagagaaagacaaaagaaaaggggaaaagaaaaggggaaaataaattatatgtctGGGGAAATAGATCAAGGATAATggatggagaggagaggaaaaggaaacaatgaaGGAAATCAATAGCTGAtaagggcaagaaaaaaaaagacttttttttttttttttttaaagaggacatTTTAAAGAGGATAATGAGTAATTTTCATTCTGCTGTTTTGGGAGCTGAGAGAAGTGAGGTCTGAATGGGAGGAAgaatttgctcattttttatcttttcatgcCTTAGAACTTCCTTTACTCTGCACATCACCTTAAGTGATTGACTTTTCTGGTTCCTTACAGTATGGCTTCAAACTTCTGGGTACAGCAGTGTGGTACCATCAGCAAAATTGGCCTCCACACCTCTAGCTGTGAAGTTGAACTTCTGTGGATCTGTAAGAAGGTCAGACATCGATGAATGTTCCGTCTGTCCTGTGGCTCCCTAAAAAGAGGGAAATGACCTCTCGTGAGTAACCTTTAATGAGTGCTGCCCTTCTAGCACATAAATTAGATGTGAGATTAATGCCGCCTCCCTGGGATTGATGGCTTCTTGCTGGACTCTCTTTGAGAGAACTTAGATGTTATCTTAACTCTTTAAAGAGTGTAGGCAAATTTGTGAAACAGATAACGTTTGTTTTTAGTATCCCTCTCTCTAGTGACTAAGGTTGTTGGCTTAGTTATCCCCATCATCTCTGtcaaaaatgtacttttaaaatgttatattctgAGCTGAGCTGATGAAATCTGTGCAAGTATGTACTATTGCCAGTGTACTACAGGTTTTTTGTGTGTGCCAGTGGGTTGACATGCTACTCCTCCCCGGTAATATATTTTTATCCTAACAGTGCCTCTTTGCAGGTAAAACATGAAACAGGTTGTGGAAGGTGAATGAGAGCGAGCAGGCTGGTGATTTGTGGCTCAACTCTTCACACTTCTGTAAAGAACTGGCCTTGACTGAATTTAGTCTTTTCAAAAATGCATAATTGTGGTTGAATAAACCAGTGTGTGACTATCTTTTCCTTGTTATGAATGTGATTTGGACATTAATTTCATAATGTGAAATGTGTCAGTCTGGCGAGGCATTATTATAGAGGAAAATTTACAGAAGCAGTTTATGTGGATTGATCTCCCAATTATTTTTAGCACAAATGActacaaaatgagaaaaacattatttatccTTAGTAGGGTTGGGCATAGATGAGAAAGCAAGGTGTTGTTTAGAGATAGAGGAGGGATCAGTAGGACGtaatgacaaataaaattaaagggaaaGAAGGCACAGCGTTGTCAATAGAATCTCAGAAATAAAACAACTGCTTATTGCaggtcaataaagcaaaaaaaaaaaaaaaaaaaaaagagaagatacagGAGGGAATGATGAGGAGATTGTAATTCTGTCCTGTTGATGACTATGGATTGtgatgtttatttaaatttcccttttgtattatttttaggaCAAAGACTGTATCTAATCCACCCTTGTATCCCAAACACCTAAAATAGTGCTTGCTTGTATCAGTGAATATTCAAtgcttgaataaaaaaaaatggaatttaaaatttcttattctaGTTGTTTCTATTAACCCATGAGTTGATTAGAGGAATTGAACAAGAAACACAGTATATCTGAATCCTACCTTAAACCTACCCATttgagcagttcagttcagttcagtcactcagtcgtgtctgactctttgcaaccccatgaaccacagcatgccaggcctccctgtccatcaccagttcctggaatttacctaaactcatgtccattgagtcagtgatgcca includes:
- the LOC122423613 gene encoding N-alpha-acetyltransferase 50; this translates as MKGSRIELGDVTPHNIKQLKRLNQVIFPVSYNDKFYKDVLEVGELAKLAYFNDIAVGAVCCRVDHSQNQKRLYIMTLGCLAPYRRLGIGTKMLNHVLNICEKDGTFDNIYLHVQISNESAIDFYRKFGFEIIETKKNYYKRIEPADAHVLQKNLKVPSGQNADVQKTDN